The Arthrobacter oryzae DNA window GGCACGCAAAGTACGGCCAGATCCGGACCGCCAGGAATCGCTGACGCGGCTTCGGCGATGCTGGTGTGCATGCCGTTTTCACCGCGGCTGTTGACGAGTTCAACAGGAGCCGGGTAGTTGGACAGCGAGTGTGCCATAACAGCACCGAGCTTTTCCGGGCTGGATGAGGCACCAACGACGATGATGCCGCGGGGTGCGAACAGCGGAGTCAGGCTATGCATTGGTTGCCTCCGTACCTTCGGTTGCCATGGCGTCTGCGCGGCCGGAGAGCACCAGCGTCAAAGCCGAAGAGGGGCCCTGGTCATCGACGATGACACTTGTCAGACCGCGACCAAGCCGGGCTTCCTCCGAAAGGAGGACGCGCGTGAACGGATTGCCGCCCTGGATGACGATGACGGCAGCCTGTGCAGGCAAGTGTTCAAAGGCGGCTGCCATGCCCGCTTCAGTCTCCGGCGCGATGAGCAGCAGTCCGGTATAGGCATCGGCGTCGGTGGGGTCGGTGGTCAGGGGAATGCTGCCACCGGGGCCGCTCAGAGCCAACTGGCCCTCGTGTTCCGCCACGACGAGCTGGCGGCCGGTGAACTCCACGGAGCCTGCGGCGAGTGGTGTCTCCAGCGGCGTGTTGCCGTGCCTGGCCAGCCAGTCCTGCTCCGCAGAGGCAACCAGCTCGGGATCGCGCTGTCGGATTTTGTCGATGTCGATGCTGCGGGAGAAGAAGTGGAAGGTGAACTGCGTGGGCTCGAAGGAATTGTAGTAACGGGCGAAGTGTTCCCACCAGCTCAGGCCACCGCGTGCCTGGTTCTGGATCTTGGCGACCTGTGGCTGGCGTTCGGCCTCGTAGTTTGTGAAGGCGAGTTCAAGGTCGTCCTGGTGTGCAGCGACTTCACGGACCAGGGCGATGGCGTCTTCCATCGCCATCTTGGTGCCGGAGCCGACGGAGAAGTGGGCGGTGTGGACGGCGTCGCCGAGCAGGACTACGTTGCCCTTGTGCCAGGAACGGGTCCGACGGGTGCGGAAATTCGCCCATCGGGAGTTGTTGGCCACGAGAGGCTCACCGGCGATGTCTTCGGCGAACAGTTTCTCCAGGAAGCGCTGGGTCTTCAGGTCTGAGGGTCCCGGGGGCTGGCTGGCATCGAATTCGTCGAGGCCGGCCTTACGCCAGGTTTCCTCGTCGGTTTCGACAATGAAGGTGCTGAGGTCGTCACTGATCGGGTAGCCGTGGACGGCGAAGTTGCCGAATTCGCTTTGGCGGTGGACGAAGGTGAGTCCGCTGAACTTGTAGGTGGTCCCGAACCAGATGAACTTGGCTGTTGCGGTCTCAGCGGTGTGGCCAAGGCTCTCGCCCAGCTGTTCGCGGGTGGAAGAGTTTGCACCGTCTGCGCCGACGATTAGGTCGAAGTCGTCGAGCTGGGACAGGTCGGGCACATACTGGCCAAAGCGCATGTCGACGCCTACCTCTGCCGCCCGGTCCTGCATGAGCTTCAGGAGTGTCTTGCGGTAAATGGCGGCCATTCCATTGCCGGTGAAGGACTTTTGTTCGCCTTTGAGCCAGACCTCGATGTCCTCCCAGTGTGTGCCGAAGTCCCGGAGTCCGTTGCGGACAACGGGGTCGGCGTCATTGATCCGATTCAGCGTAGCGTCGGAGAAAACTACGCCGAAACCGAACGCGTCAGTCGCTTGGTTCCGCTCAAAGAGCACGACTTCAGCGTCCGGAACGGTTTGCTTGAACAGGGTTGAGAAGAACAGTCCGCCGGGACCGCCGCCAATGCAGGCTACGCGAAGTGCCATCGATGCCACCTTCTAAAGTTTGGAAAGTCAGTGAGAAAGGTCTCACCAAAATTATGTAACCATTCTACGCTGAACGTCAACTATTTGTTACATGTACCGTCGATGATGGCCGGAATCGACCTGCCGATGACTTCCTCGACGAACGACCGCGCCCGGGGCCCCAGCTGTTCATGCGCCCGGCTGAATAGGCTGAATGCCGCAGCGCCCGGCCAGTCCCTGGGCTGCAGTTCGCGCGGCAGTTCGGGGTCGCGAAACGGAAAGCGGCGAAATTCATCAGTAATCCTTGTGCGTTCAACCAGGGCCTGTTTGCCATCCTTGGCGCTGTTGCTGCGCGCGTCATCCAGGTGCGCGTGGGAGGAGAGGAAATCCGTATAGTCCCGGCTCAGGGACTCCAGATCCCAGCAACGGGCCGCCAGTTCGCGTGCCGCTTCCGTGCCATGGGAGCCGCACCAGAGGACGTTGACGCGGGCGCTTCCGTGCCGGGATGCGATCTCCTTTGCCTCGCTGGCGAGATCGTGAGGGGCCAGCCAGGTTGAGGGTGAGAGTTGACCGAACCCCGTCCACGCCAACTGCTTACGGAGCTGTTCACGCACGGGGCGGTCGGATTCCGGCACCTGATAAATGACCATGGTCCAGCGGCCGCTCCAGGGCTCCTCTTTGCGGCGGAATATCCGCGGGCGGCCATTGACGAGAATGTCGAGCATCCGGTCACTCAAGGCATAGACAGTCTCCCGGCCATCCCTGCGCGTAGTAAACCACCCCTCCTGCCTGAGGCGGGACATGCTCACCCTGACGGTGCCGGGTTCCATGCCGAAAGCCGCCATGAGCTCGGTCAGTTCGCCGAGTTTAGCCTCTCCGCCGGCGTAGCGAAGGTAGTCGCCGAAGAGGTTCAGGACTAGCGACCGGGGTGTCTCCGCCATGGGGACTCCTGGAATCGAGATGAAATGTAACGTCAAGACTGACGTCCTGCAGGCTTATGTTACACAAATGCCGGGTGTTCAGCCCTGAAGAACCCGTGGGTACTTACGCCACGACCTCCTGGCCCTGCCCGACGGGCTGGCCGATGATGCCGGAGACGAAGTCGGTGGCCCCTGGACCGAGCTGGCGGTGTACCGCACCGAACAAGTTGTATGCCTCACCACTCGGCCAGCCCTCGGGCTGCAGTTCGCTGGGCAGGTAGGGGTCCCGGAACGGAAAACGGCGAAAGTCGCCGATGATTCGCGTCCGTTCGACAAGTGCCGTGCGGCCGTCCCTACCCGCATTCAGGACCTCGTCATTAAGGGCGGAGTACGTGCGGATGAACTCCTGATAATCTTCGCCGAGCTGCTTGAGGTCCCAGCATCGCGCGGCAAGGTCCCTGTCCTCTTCGAGGTCGCCGGTACCGCACCAGAGCGCGTCAACCTTTGCCAGCGGAAATTCTGCGGCGATCTCGCGGACCTCGGACATAAGATCGTGCGGACTGAGCCAGGTCGACGGTGACAGCTGGCCGAACCCATGCCACGCGAGTTGCTTTCGGAGCTGCTCGCGGACGGCACGCTCGGATTCCGGAACCTGGTAAATGGCCATGGTCCAGCGCCCCTCCCAGTTCTCGTCCCGACGCCGGAAGATTCGCTCCCGGCCCTCGTTGAGGATCTCCAGCATGTGGGGAGTGAGGGTGTAGACCGTTTCCCGCCCCACGCGGCGGGTGGTGAACCATCCCTCCTTGCGAAGGCGTGAGAGGTTCACCCGTACCGTGGCCGGCTCGATGTCGAAGACTGACAGGAGTTCCGTGATGTCGGCCAGCCTGATCTCACCCCCGGCATACCGGAGGTAGTCCCCGAAAAGATCCAGTATCAGGGCTCTCGGTTTCCACTGCATTAGGGCTCCTCCACTTCTTGTTTTTGGCGTTCGAACGAAACCGTTACTCGTAAACATGCAACAAACCTGTTGACGAACAACATATTTATGTTACATTCGATTGTGGGTCAGATCACAGACGATAGACCCCCTCATCTCTGGCACAGCCACACCGTCGTGTATATCACCTGGAGTCCCCAATGGCTTTTCAATCGCCTGCCTCATCTCCGGTTCGCCCTCGTAAATCGGCAGCCGCTGTCATCTTCCTCTGCTTCCTGGCCATCGTCTTCGACGGATACGACCTGGTCGTCTACGGCGCCATCGTTCCCAAGCTCCTCGCCTATGAACCGTGGGGCCTGACCCCAGTGCAGACCGGCGCAATCGGCAGCTATGCGCTGGCCGGAATGTTCATCGGCGCCATCCTCATCGGCTACCTTACGGACATCGTCGGGCGTCGGAAGATCATGATGATTTCCATCGCGTCTTTTTCGCTACTGATGCTCTTGACTGCATGGGCGCCAACTCCCGAACTCTTCGGCTTGTTCCGTTTTCTCGCCGGCCTTGGACTGGGCGGTGTTATCCCGACGGCGATCGCGCTGACGGTGGAGTTCTCCAAGACGAACAGGCGCAACTTCAATAACGCCCTGATGTTCTCCGGCTACGCTGTCGGCGGCATCCTGGCGGCGCTGCTTTCCCTCGCCTTCCTGCCCGCACTCGGATTCCAGGGGATGCTGGCACTCGGCGGCATCCCGCTCATCGCCGTCGTCCCGCTGCTGTTCAAGTTCCTCCCCGAATCCCCGGCCTTCCTCGCCGCCAAGGGAGATCGCGCCCAGGCGGATCGCATCGTGGCCGATTATGGGCTGGAACCGCTAGTCACGGCACCGGTCCAGGGGGATGCACCCGTCGCCGGCCGTTTCCGCACCCTGCTCACCGGGCGCCTGCTTGGAGCGATGATCCTCTTCTGCCTCGCCGGTATCTGCGGCCAGACCCTTGTATACGGGCTCAATACCTGGCTGCCACAGCTCATGGTCATCGCCAAATACTCCCTGGCGTCTTCGCTGACATTCCTCCTCACGGTCAACATCGGCGCCGTCGTGGGGGTGCTCGTATCCTCCCGCCTGGCTGACCGCTTCGGTCCGCGGCCGGTTACCGCAACGGCTTTCGCCAGTTCCGGCATGGCGCTTGTTCTCATGGGAACCGGCCTCATGCCGCTTCCCGCCATGTACTTGCTGGTTGCAGTCGTCGGGTTCGGGTCAGTGGGAGCGCAGATTTTGGTCAACGGCTTCGTCGCCACCTACTTCTCCGGTGCCACGCGGGCCACCGCCCTGGGAATCACGCTCGGTATCGGAAGAATCGGCGCTGTCCTGGCGATCTCAGGCGGAGGCGTTCTGGTCGCCGCCTCGCTGGGCAACTTCATCAACTTCTCCGTCTGGGCCATAGCAGCAGCAATCGGCGTGGTCGCCGTCCTGACCGTTCCCCGCCTCAACGCGGCTGATGGCAGGGCAGCTGCAGAAACTCCTGAACAGCATTCGTCCAGCACCAACGTCCACCACTAAGAACCGGCAGTCGGGCCACAGTGTCGGCGGCCCAGGCAGCAAAAAATTAAGGAGTCCACTTGCAAACGCAACTCATCATTGACAACCAGCCACGAAGCGGCCGTGAAGGCAAGACATTCGAGCGTCGAAACCCCCTGACAGGCGCAGTCGTGACCGAAGGCGCGGCAGCCGGCGTAGATGACGCCCTCGACGCGGTTGAATCGGCATCAAAGGCGTTCAGCACCTGGTCAACCACCGGCCCCACCGAACGACGGGCCGTCATGCTGAAGGCCGCGGACATCATGGAGCGGCGCGGCCCGGAGTTCATCGAGACGATGATGTCGGAAGTCGGAGCAGCACAGTTGTGGGCCGGGTTCAACGTGTTCCTCACAGCACAACTGTTCCGTGAGGCAGCTGGGCTCGCCACCCAGATTCAGGGTGAGACCCTCCCAACGGACAAGCCGGGAACGCTCTCGATGACTGTCAGGCAGCCCGCCGGGGTGGTTCTCAGCATGGCCCCCTGGAACGGGGCCGGCGTGCTTGCGGCCCGGGCGATCGCTTACCCCATCGTCTGCGGCAACACGGTGGTCTTCCGCGCCTCGGAAACCAGCCCGAAAACCCATGCGATCATCGCGGAGGTCCTGCACGAGGCCGGACTCCCGGCCGGCGTCCTCAACTTCCTGACAAGTACCTCTGAAGATTCGGATCGGGTCGTGGAGTCCATCATCGCGCATCCAGCGGTTCGCCGGATCAACTTCACCGGATCCACCGCCGTGGGGCGAATTATCGCCGAAAAGGCGGCCCGCCACCTCAAGCCCGCGCTGCTCGAGCTCGGGGGCAAGGCTCCGTTCGTGGTCCTGGACGATGCTGACATCGACGGCGCCGTCAACGCGGCAGTCTTCGGCTCCTTCCTTTACCAGGGCCAGATCTGCATGTCGACAGAACGTTTCGTCGTTGACGAAAGTGTGGCTGACGAGTTCGTGTCCAAGTTTGCAGCACGGGCGGCGCAACTAAGCAGTGGAGACCCGATGGCCGATGACGCCTGCATCGTCGGGCCCATGATCCGTGAAGAGTCAGGCGCCCGGATCAACGGACTCATCGACGATGCCCTCTCCAAGGGAGCGGAACTGGTAGTCGGCGACCGTGCCGACGGTGCTTCGATGCCGGCCACCATCATCGATAAAGTGCGGCCTGAGATGTCCATCTACGATGAGGAAACGTTCGGACCCATCACCACGGTTGTCCGAGTCTCCGGTGTCGAAGAGGCCGTCCAGGTGGCCAACGACACGGAATACGGTCTTGCCGCTGCGGTTTTCGGAGCGGACAGCACCCGCGCATTGCAGGTAGCTATGCGCATCCAAGCCGGACACGTGCATGTCAACGGGGCGACCGTGCAGAACGAGGCACAGGCTCCATACGGCGGCATGAAGAACAGTGGCTACGGCCGGTTCGATGGCAGGGCGGTCATCAACGAATTCACCGAGTTGAAATGGATCACCATCGAGCAGTCGGACCAGCAGTACCCGTTCTAAAGCAAAAGCCCCACGCAGCCGTAAAGGATGAAATGACCATGCAAGTAACTGCAGCGGTGGCCCGGGAGCCACGGCAACCCCTC harbors:
- a CDS encoding FAD-dependent monooxygenase, which translates into the protein MALRVACIGGGPGGLFFSTLFKQTVPDAEVVLFERNQATDAFGFGVVFSDATLNRINDADPVVRNGLRDFGTHWEDIEVWLKGEQKSFTGNGMAAIYRKTLLKLMQDRAAEVGVDMRFGQYVPDLSQLDDFDLIVGADGANSSTREQLGESLGHTAETATAKFIWFGTTYKFSGLTFVHRQSEFGNFAVHGYPISDDLSTFIVETDEETWRKAGLDEFDASQPPGPSDLKTQRFLEKLFAEDIAGEPLVANNSRWANFRTRRTRSWHKGNVVLLGDAVHTAHFSVGSGTKMAMEDAIALVREVAAHQDDLELAFTNYEAERQPQVAKIQNQARGGLSWWEHFARYYNSFEPTQFTFHFFSRSIDIDKIRQRDPELVASAEQDWLARHGNTPLETPLAAGSVEFTGRQLVVAEHEGQLALSGPGGSIPLTTDPTDADAYTGLLLIAPETEAGMAAAFEHLPAQAAVIVIQGGNPFTRVLLSEEARLGRGLTSVIVDDQGPSSALTLVLSGRADAMATEGTEATNA
- a CDS encoding PaaX family transcriptional regulator, translated to MAETPRSLVLNLFGDYLRYAGGEAKLGELTELMAAFGMEPGTVRVSMSRLRQEGWFTTRRDGRETVYALSDRMLDILVNGRPRIFRRKEEPWSGRWTMVIYQVPESDRPVREQLRKQLAWTGFGQLSPSTWLAPHDLASEAKEIASRHGSARVNVLWCGSHGTEAARELAARCWDLESLSRDYTDFLSSHAHLDDARSNSAKDGKQALVERTRITDEFRRFPFRDPELPRELQPRDWPGAAAFSLFSRAHEQLGPRARSFVEEVIGRSIPAIIDGTCNK
- a CDS encoding PaaX family transcriptional regulator; amino-acid sequence: MQWKPRALILDLFGDYLRYAGGEIRLADITELLSVFDIEPATVRVNLSRLRKEGWFTTRRVGRETVYTLTPHMLEILNEGRERIFRRRDENWEGRWTMAIYQVPESERAVREQLRKQLAWHGFGQLSPSTWLSPHDLMSEVREIAAEFPLAKVDALWCGTGDLEEDRDLAARCWDLKQLGEDYQEFIRTYSALNDEVLNAGRDGRTALVERTRIIGDFRRFPFRDPYLPSELQPEGWPSGEAYNLFGAVHRQLGPGATDFVSGIIGQPVGQGQEVVA
- a CDS encoding MFS transporter; the protein is MAFQSPASSPVRPRKSAAAVIFLCFLAIVFDGYDLVVYGAIVPKLLAYEPWGLTPVQTGAIGSYALAGMFIGAILIGYLTDIVGRRKIMMISIASFSLLMLLTAWAPTPELFGLFRFLAGLGLGGVIPTAIALTVEFSKTNRRNFNNALMFSGYAVGGILAALLSLAFLPALGFQGMLALGGIPLIAVVPLLFKFLPESPAFLAAKGDRAQADRIVADYGLEPLVTAPVQGDAPVAGRFRTLLTGRLLGAMILFCLAGICGQTLVYGLNTWLPQLMVIAKYSLASSLTFLLTVNIGAVVGVLVSSRLADRFGPRPVTATAFASSGMALVLMGTGLMPLPAMYLLVAVVGFGSVGAQILVNGFVATYFSGATRATALGITLGIGRIGAVLAISGGGVLVAASLGNFINFSVWAIAAAIGVVAVLTVPRLNAADGRAAAETPEQHSSSTNVHH
- a CDS encoding aldehyde dehydrogenase codes for the protein MQTQLIIDNQPRSGREGKTFERRNPLTGAVVTEGAAAGVDDALDAVESASKAFSTWSTTGPTERRAVMLKAADIMERRGPEFIETMMSEVGAAQLWAGFNVFLTAQLFREAAGLATQIQGETLPTDKPGTLSMTVRQPAGVVLSMAPWNGAGVLAARAIAYPIVCGNTVVFRASETSPKTHAIIAEVLHEAGLPAGVLNFLTSTSEDSDRVVESIIAHPAVRRINFTGSTAVGRIIAEKAARHLKPALLELGGKAPFVVLDDADIDGAVNAAVFGSFLYQGQICMSTERFVVDESVADEFVSKFAARAAQLSSGDPMADDACIVGPMIREESGARINGLIDDALSKGAELVVGDRADGASMPATIIDKVRPEMSIYDEETFGPITTVVRVSGVEEAVQVANDTEYGLAAAVFGADSTRALQVAMRIQAGHVHVNGATVQNEAQAPYGGMKNSGYGRFDGRAVINEFTELKWITIEQSDQQYPF